A genomic segment from Bradyrhizobium sp. CB1015 encodes:
- a CDS encoding tetratricopeptide repeat protein, translated as MTARASVIRAVMLVLIVGLFGSSGLAQTPRKGSSLKNIELCNGSDRASPEARIEACTAFIDAAEGSANGFAIAHNNRGNARSAKADYEGAIKDFLEATRLNPNYAKAFNNLGVAYLRTGSHDLALGAFQEALKLNPDYATAFANRAAAYMKRNAYDRAAQDYDEAIRLDPKLEAAWSGRCWARAVLGALQAAMEDCDMVLRSGAGNAATYDSRALINLKMGQFSAAIDDYNSALRYAPKLASALYGRGVARFKLGDADGGNSDISAARRIEAGIAEDFVRYGVPQRD; from the coding sequence ATGACCGCACGAGCCAGTGTCATCAGGGCAGTGATGCTCGTTCTCATCGTCGGACTGTTCGGTTCGTCGGGCTTGGCGCAGACGCCGAGGAAGGGCAGCTCACTCAAGAATATCGAACTGTGTAACGGGTCAGATCGCGCCTCGCCCGAGGCTCGGATCGAAGCCTGCACGGCGTTTATCGATGCGGCCGAGGGGAGCGCAAACGGCTTCGCCATCGCCCACAACAACAGGGGCAATGCCCGTAGCGCCAAAGCCGACTACGAAGGCGCGATCAAGGATTTCCTTGAAGCGACCCGGCTCAACCCGAATTATGCGAAAGCCTTCAACAACCTCGGCGTGGCCTATCTGAGGACGGGCTCGCACGACCTCGCGCTTGGCGCTTTTCAAGAGGCGCTGAAGCTCAACCCCGACTATGCCACGGCTTTTGCCAACCGTGCGGCAGCGTACATGAAGAGGAATGCGTACGACCGTGCGGCGCAAGACTATGACGAAGCAATTCGCCTTGACCCGAAGCTGGAGGCGGCGTGGAGCGGACGCTGTTGGGCCCGAGCCGTCCTCGGCGCCTTGCAGGCTGCGATGGAGGACTGCGACATGGTGCTTCGATCGGGAGCGGGCAACGCCGCGACATACGATTCTCGAGCCCTGATAAACCTGAAAATGGGACAATTCTCCGCGGCTATCGACGACTACAATTCGGCGCTGCGGTACGCGCCCAAGCTGGCGAGCGCGCTGTACGGTCGCGGGGTAGCCAGGTTCAAGCTCGGCGACGCCGATGGCGGTAACAGCGATATCTCGGCGGCCAGAAGAATCGAGGCTGGAATCGCCGAAGACTTTGTCCGCTACGGGGTGCCGCAAAGGGACTGA
- a CDS encoding DUF6468 domain-containing protein produces MNHSLGMAIETLVAILLMLTIVYCVMLNKRLTRLKADEHSLKAVIGELITATEIAERAIGGLKLAVRDVNENLGSQLAAATQMSDQLYKQLGEADNVVRRLSKIAIAARPVANQETAAAPAAKPSTAKAVAAAAEAFSERRRSNGLAA; encoded by the coding sequence ATGAACCACTCCCTGGGAATGGCGATCGAGACGCTGGTGGCTATCCTGCTGATGCTGACGATCGTCTACTGCGTCATGCTCAACAAGCGCCTGACGCGGCTGAAGGCGGACGAGCATTCGCTGAAGGCCGTCATCGGCGAGCTGATCACCGCGACCGAGATCGCCGAGCGCGCGATCGGCGGGCTGAAGCTCGCCGTGCGCGACGTCAACGAGAACCTCGGCAGCCAGCTCGCCGCCGCGACGCAGATGTCGGACCAGCTCTACAAGCAGCTCGGCGAGGCCGACAACGTGGTGCGGCGCCTGTCCAAGATCGCGATCGCCGCGCGCCCCGTCGCCAATCAGGAGACCGCCGCTGCGCCCGCGGCCAAGCCGTCGACCGCGAAGGCGGTGGCGGCCGCCGCCGAAGCCTTCTCCGAGCGCCGACGATCCAACGGCCTTGCCGCATGA
- a CDS encoding MotE family protein: MKSFRNIRVIPVVLLAVAGLATLKVAGLAINGGYVFDYKPNQTKKSWAQENLNFPGREDPDITGSTHGAPKEAPKPAAPETKPEGTVVKVEEGQPQVSASERAILERLQARRQEIEARQREIDIRESLLKSAEKRIESKVEEMKAVETRISATQAEQKAAEAQRMKGLVTMYEGMKPKDAARVFDRLEMGVLIEIASAIAPRKMSDILGLMSPEAAERLTVEMARRANGGGDQSASAGELPKIDGKPTQKPN; the protein is encoded by the coding sequence ATGAAGTCCTTTCGTAACATCCGCGTCATTCCGGTCGTCCTGCTCGCCGTCGCAGGCCTCGCCACGCTGAAGGTGGCGGGCCTCGCGATCAACGGCGGCTATGTGTTCGACTACAAGCCGAACCAGACCAAGAAATCCTGGGCGCAGGAGAACCTGAACTTCCCCGGCCGCGAGGACCCCGACATCACCGGATCGACCCATGGCGCGCCGAAGGAGGCGCCCAAGCCCGCCGCGCCCGAGACCAAGCCCGAGGGCACCGTGGTCAAGGTGGAGGAAGGCCAGCCGCAGGTCTCGGCCTCCGAGCGCGCGATCCTGGAACGGTTGCAGGCGCGGCGACAGGAGATCGAGGCCCGCCAGCGCGAGATCGACATCCGCGAAAGCCTGCTCAAATCGGCCGAGAAGCGCATCGAGTCCAAGGTCGAGGAGATGAAGGCGGTGGAAACCCGCATCTCCGCGACGCAGGCCGAGCAGAAGGCCGCCGAAGCCCAGCGCATGAAGGGCCTCGTGACCATGTACGAGGGCATGAAGCCCAAGGATGCCGCGCGGGTGTTCGATCGGCTCGAAATGGGCGTGCTGATCGAGATCGCCTCGGCCATTGCGCCGCGCAAGATGTCGGACATCCTGGGGCTGATGTCGCCGGAGGCCGCCGAGCGCCTGACCGTCGAGATGGCCCGCCGCGCCAATGGCGGCGGCGACCAGTCCGCTTCGGCCGGCGAATTGCCCAAGATCGACGGCAAGCCGACGCAAAAGCCGAATTGA
- the fliM gene encoding flagellar motor switch protein FliM has protein sequence MAGNDQVDQDAIAAQWEASLDSEDPAEAAKAAAENELSETMALQWAAMVEDGSRDLGSGKNSGERVLSQEEIDNLLGFTVGDVTLDDHSGIRAIIDSAMVSYERLPMLEIVFDRLVRLMTTSLRNFTSDNVEVSLDRITSVRFGDYMNSIPLPAVLTVFKAEEWENFGMATVDSNLIYSMIDVLLGGRRGTSQLRIEGRPYTTIETELVKRLVEVVLADAEQAFRPLSPVTFTIDRLETNPRFAAISRPANAAILVRLRIDMEDRGGNVELLLPYATIEPIRGVLLQMFMGEKFGRDPVWEGHFATEIVQAEIAVDAVLYEADIPLKQLMRLKVGDTLPLDMRADANVTVRCGDVTLTEGRMGRVGDRVAIRVTKPLRKPSTTLAMFEKVDEQNKMMEAP, from the coding sequence ATGGCGGGCAACGACCAAGTCGACCAGGATGCAATTGCCGCCCAGTGGGAGGCCTCGCTCGATAGCGAGGATCCCGCCGAGGCGGCAAAGGCTGCCGCCGAGAACGAGCTCTCGGAGACCATGGCCTTGCAATGGGCGGCCATGGTCGAGGACGGCAGCCGCGATCTCGGCAGCGGCAAGAATTCCGGCGAGCGGGTGCTGTCGCAGGAGGAGATCGACAATCTCCTCGGCTTCACCGTCGGCGACGTCACGCTCGACGACCATTCCGGCATTCGCGCGATCATCGATTCGGCGATGGTGTCCTACGAGCGTTTGCCGATGCTCGAAATCGTCTTCGACCGCCTGGTGCGGTTGATGACGACGTCCTTGCGCAACTTCACCTCCGACAACGTCGAAGTCTCGCTCGACCGCATCACTTCGGTGCGGTTCGGCGACTACATGAACTCGATCCCGCTGCCCGCCGTCCTCACCGTGTTCAAGGCCGAGGAGTGGGAGAACTTCGGCATGGCGACGGTCGATTCCAACCTGATCTATTCGATGATCGACGTGCTGCTCGGCGGCCGCCGCGGCACCAGCCAGCTGCGCATCGAGGGCCGGCCCTACACCACGATCGAGACCGAGCTGGTCAAGCGGCTGGTCGAGGTGGTGCTGGCCGACGCCGAGCAGGCGTTCCGGCCGCTGTCGCCGGTGACCTTCACGATCGACCGGCTCGAGACCAATCCGCGTTTCGCGGCGATCAGCCGTCCGGCCAACGCAGCGATCCTGGTGCGCCTGCGCATCGACATGGAAGACCGCGGCGGCAACGTCGAGCTGCTGCTGCCCTACGCGACCATCGAGCCGATCCGGGGCGTCCTGCTCCAGATGTTCATGGGCGAAAAGTTCGGCCGCGACCCGGTCTGGGAAGGCCATTTCGCCACCGAGATCGTGCAGGCCGAGATCGCGGTCGACGCGGTGCTCTACGAGGCCGACATTCCGCTCAAGCAGCTCATGCGGCTCAAGGTCGGCGATACGCTGCCGCTGGACATGCGCGCCGACGCCAACGTCACCGTGCGCTGCGGCGATGTCACGCTGACCGAGGGGCGGATGGGCCGGGTCGGCGACCGTGTCGCGATCCGTGTGACGAAACCCTTGCGCAAGCCGAGTACGACACTTGCGATGTTCGAGAAGGTGGACGAGCAGAACAAGATGATGGAGGCCCCATGA
- a CDS encoding FecR domain-containing protein: MALLNFSPSAAQAQIDSAGPAVTSSSSKPIGKVVAATGSVTIEHAGAVIVQANVSSEPGRAKTGDPVYLGDVVLTGNDSRVGINFSDGSSFNLSSNARIVLDHYVYEPAGKSNASLFSLAKGTFTFVAGNVAQTGDMKVDTPVATLGIRGTTPHIEISDDGSAKFSTLIEEGKSKLLKKPPAGAAPEPDRSANRRLIICRGC, encoded by the coding sequence TTGGCGCTTTTGAATTTCTCGCCGAGTGCGGCTCAAGCGCAAATCGATTCCGCCGGGCCCGCCGTCACCAGCTCGTCTTCCAAACCGATTGGGAAGGTGGTGGCGGCCACAGGCTCCGTCACGATCGAACATGCGGGCGCAGTGATCGTTCAAGCGAATGTCTCGAGTGAGCCCGGCCGGGCCAAGACGGGTGATCCCGTATATCTTGGTGACGTGGTGCTGACCGGAAACGACAGCCGAGTCGGGATAAATTTTAGCGACGGCAGCTCGTTCAATCTATCGAGCAATGCCCGTATCGTGCTGGATCACTATGTGTATGAGCCGGCCGGCAAGTCCAATGCATCCCTGTTCAGCCTCGCCAAGGGAACGTTCACTTTCGTTGCGGGCAATGTTGCGCAGACCGGCGACATGAAGGTCGATACGCCCGTTGCCACGTTGGGGATCCGAGGGACGACGCCGCACATCGAGATTTCGGATGACGGGTCAGCCAAATTTTCGACGCTGATCGAAGAGGGCAAAAGCAAGCTCCTGAAGAAGCCGCCGGCAGGCGCGGCGCCGGAGCCCGATCGAAGCGCCAATCGCAGGCTCATTATCTGTCGGGGGTGCTGA
- a CDS encoding VCBS domain-containing protein, whose product MLTLAALTFSLGRNAEAADPDVTLLDDDSITYKDLAHGAFELVTKERIPRRIIVEDPGETIVLKKVGSSISINQVTNTSARMDELRAAQQDVLANLEGQGPHGSSTPPFVKSQSLQPINFIQPDAPALQITPSTLPFITLAPPEPVPPSLSTGAGPTELDTVVFDTFAAATGTFGASSGTGGGTLSFGVVGASAGNTVLGGVTYDLWKASPYGVLYVNSTSGAYSFVPDDAAINALKAPTTDVFVITASDGVTSVSQTFTIAINGVNDAALISGTTTGSTIEAGGTANGTPGMPVATGTLTDTDVDDPPNTFTAVSSPTASAGGYGTFTMTASGVWTYTLDDASPAVQRLNAGETLTDSFTVTTIGGTPQVVTITIQGASDAAVISGETTGAVIEAGGIANANPGTPAATGTLTDTDVDTTANAFTAVVSPTASAAGYGTFTMTAAGVWTYTLDNANSAVQALNAGQTLTDSFTVTTLDGTAQVVTITIRGSNDAAVISGTAAGSVTEAGGVANSTAGAPSATGTLVAADVDNASNTFTAVSSPRASTGGYGAYTITAAGVWTYTLDNASGAVQALNVGDTLTDSFTVTSLDGTPQTVTITIFGSNDAALISGTTTGSVTEAGTFSLGAPIATGTLTDTDVDNAPNTFTAVSSPTASDDGYGTFTMTAAGAWTYTLDNNNSVVQALDVGDTLTDTFTVSAIDGTTQTVTVAIHGASDADPNDFDNLATGSIVITDPPNVYGTPGSETIAGGGSTGQVIYAGAGNDTVNGTGKADVLYSGSGNDTIKGNDGDDVIYGGSGNDTINGNNGADTITGGFGADQLTGSNGNDRFAYLFVADSNTSQFDTITDFASGSDKIDLTAFGALGFAILALNSTSTTVPAHTIAWIYDSAANETIVYVNPTDQTLHIGDSSLLEIHLQGIATVDASDFIVAPAAAPVIAAASELSDLTAIAQSDAAAVLTTTAEISSDSGSGDGTLLADGSPAIQSSEPTYNLDSTSDQIGRTEYSSISSSDPMQTAATETSRIDAGATSASGPSPTLQSVAAPTEASFVFHFTDFDTASAAGKNGAIGAGQMADIAIAALNFDHIAAEQHAGRGLALGNDAGNHGVSPPGGADQAAHAHGRSSDDPADTALNPSLSKSSTGGAGHSPASETQQLGDSFHFKDNASQGSQHSVVPDHLIDLAGHHDHAGGVPGSELAFTAEPSPPDGDPPHGPVAAHGHGLHDLIV is encoded by the coding sequence ATGCTGACGCTTGCAGCATTGACTTTCTCGCTCGGACGAAATGCCGAAGCCGCGGACCCTGACGTCACGCTCCTGGATGACGACTCCATCACTTACAAGGACCTTGCGCATGGCGCATTCGAGCTCGTGACCAAGGAACGGATCCCGCGGCGCATCATCGTCGAAGATCCCGGCGAGACGATCGTGCTCAAGAAGGTGGGCTCCAGCATCAGTATCAATCAGGTCACGAACACGTCTGCTCGCATGGACGAGTTGCGCGCCGCGCAACAGGACGTGCTCGCCAATCTCGAAGGACAGGGGCCGCATGGCTCAAGCACGCCCCCCTTCGTCAAATCCCAGTCACTGCAGCCGATCAATTTCATCCAGCCGGATGCGCCTGCGCTGCAGATTACGCCGAGTACGCTGCCATTCATCACTCTGGCGCCTCCTGAACCGGTACCACCGAGTCTCAGCACCGGAGCCGGGCCAACTGAGCTCGACACCGTGGTGTTCGATACATTCGCTGCAGCGACAGGAACCTTCGGTGCCAGCAGCGGCACCGGTGGCGGTACGCTGAGCTTTGGCGTCGTCGGAGCGAGTGCCGGCAATACGGTCCTGGGCGGAGTGACATACGATTTGTGGAAGGCGAGCCCCTATGGAGTGCTCTACGTCAACAGCACGAGCGGCGCCTACAGCTTCGTGCCTGACGATGCCGCAATCAACGCGCTGAAGGCGCCCACGACCGACGTCTTCGTTATCACCGCCTCCGACGGAGTTACCTCTGTCAGCCAGACCTTCACGATCGCCATCAACGGTGTCAACGACGCCGCACTCATCTCCGGCACCACGACAGGGTCTACGATCGAGGCTGGCGGCACCGCCAACGGAACGCCTGGCATGCCCGTTGCGACCGGCACCCTCACGGACACGGACGTCGACGATCCCCCCAATACGTTCACCGCAGTGAGCTCGCCAACAGCGAGCGCCGGTGGCTACGGCACCTTCACCATGACGGCCTCCGGCGTGTGGACCTACACCTTGGACGACGCCAGCCCGGCTGTGCAGAGGCTCAATGCCGGTGAAACGCTAACCGACAGCTTCACGGTGACCACGATCGGAGGCACCCCCCAGGTGGTGACGATCACCATCCAGGGAGCCAGTGATGCAGCGGTCATCTCCGGCGAGACGACCGGCGCCGTCATCGAGGCTGGCGGCATCGCCAATGCGAATCCCGGAACGCCTGCCGCGACCGGCACGCTCACCGACACCGACGTCGACACGACCGCAAATGCATTCACGGCAGTCGTCTCGCCAACGGCGAGCGCGGCCGGCTACGGCACGTTCACCATGACGGCAGCGGGCGTGTGGACCTACACGCTCGACAACGCCAACAGCGCGGTGCAGGCGCTCAATGCCGGCCAGACACTGACCGACAGCTTTACGGTGACCACTCTGGACGGAACCGCCCAAGTGGTGACGATTACCATCCGCGGCAGCAACGATGCTGCCGTGATTTCCGGCACAGCCGCCGGATCGGTGACCGAGGCCGGAGGCGTTGCCAACTCGACAGCCGGCGCGCCGAGCGCAACGGGCACGCTCGTTGCCGCCGATGTCGACAATGCGTCCAATACTTTCACAGCAGTGAGTTCGCCAAGGGCAAGTACGGGCGGTTATGGCGCCTATACGATCACCGCGGCCGGCGTGTGGACCTACACGCTCGACAATGCCAGCGGCGCGGTGCAGGCGCTCAATGTCGGCGATACACTCACCGACAGTTTCACTGTCACTAGCCTCGACGGCACGCCGCAGACGGTGACGATCACCATTTTCGGCAGCAACGACGCAGCCCTGATTTCCGGCACCACGACCGGCTCAGTGACCGAGGCAGGAACCTTCTCGCTCGGCGCTCCGATCGCGACCGGCACGCTGACCGATACAGACGTCGACAACGCGCCGAATACGTTCACCGCAGTCTCTTCGCCGACCGCGAGCGACGACGGATACGGCACCTTCACGATGACCGCAGCCGGCGCGTGGACTTACACCCTCGACAACAACAACAGCGTGGTTCAGGCTCTCGATGTCGGCGACACCTTGACCGACACATTCACGGTCAGTGCGATCGACGGTACGACGCAGACGGTGACCGTCGCCATTCATGGCGCCAGCGATGCAGACCCCAACGATTTTGACAATCTGGCCACCGGATCCATCGTGATAACCGATCCACCGAACGTGTACGGAACGCCGGGGAGCGAAACCATTGCCGGCGGCGGCAGCACAGGTCAGGTCATCTATGCGGGGGCCGGCAACGATACGGTCAACGGGACCGGCAAAGCGGACGTTCTCTACAGCGGCTCCGGCAATGACACGATCAAGGGCAACGACGGCGATGACGTCATCTACGGCGGCTCGGGAAACGATACAATCAACGGCAACAACGGCGCCGATACCATAACCGGCGGATTTGGTGCGGACCAACTCACCGGCAGCAATGGGAACGACCGTTTCGCATATTTGTTCGTCGCCGATTCCAACACCAGTCAGTTCGACACCATCACCGACTTCGCGTCGGGATCGGACAAGATCGACCTGACCGCCTTTGGCGCGCTTGGGTTTGCCATCCTGGCGCTGAACTCGACCAGCACGACGGTGCCGGCACATACGATCGCCTGGATCTATGACAGCGCGGCGAATGAAACCATCGTGTACGTCAATCCAACGGACCAGACCCTGCACATCGGCGATTCCAGTCTGCTCGAAATCCATTTGCAGGGGATTGCAACCGTTGATGCCTCGGACTTCATCGTGGCGCCGGCGGCCGCACCCGTGATCGCAGCTGCCAGCGAGCTCTCCGACCTCACCGCTATCGCGCAGAGTGATGCGGCCGCGGTACTGACGACCACTGCCGAGATCTCGTCCGATTCCGGAAGCGGCGACGGCACGCTCCTCGCAGACGGAAGTCCGGCAATCCAGTCAAGCGAGCCGACCTACAACCTGGATTCAACTTCGGACCAGATCGGACGAACTGAATATTCCAGCATCTCCAGTTCGGATCCGATGCAAACGGCCGCGACTGAAACGTCCCGCATTGATGCGGGAGCTACTTCGGCCAGCGGACCGTCTCCGACGTTGCAATCCGTCGCCGCACCGACGGAGGCCAGCTTTGTCTTCCATTTCACGGACTTCGACACGGCCTCGGCGGCTGGCAAGAATGGCGCGATTGGAGCTGGCCAGATGGCTGACATTGCCATCGCCGCGCTGAATTTTGATCATATTGCCGCCGAACAGCACGCCGGGCGCGGGCTTGCGCTCGGGAACGATGCTGGAAATCACGGCGTCTCTCCCCCGGGAGGCGCCGACCAGGCGGCTCATGCCCACGGTCGTAGCAGCGATGACCCGGCAGACACGGCGCTCAACCCAAGCCTTTCGAAGTCATCGACCGGAGGCGCCGGCCACTCGCCCGCAAGCGAGACGCAGCAGCTCGGCGACTCATTCCACTTCAAGGATAACGCTTCGCAGGGCTCACAGCACAGCGTGGTGCCGGATCATCTGATAGACCTCGCCGGTCATCACGACCACGCGGGAGGAGTCCCCGGGTCGGAGCTGGCGTTCACGGCTGAACCGTCTCCGCCCGATGGTGATCCGCCTCATGGGCCAGTTGCAGCTCACGGCCACGGCTTGCATGATCTGATCGTGTGA